In Podospora pseudocomata strain CBS 415.72m chromosome 4, whole genome shotgun sequence, the genomic stretch GTCAGCGGGGCACAATGGACTCGATGTTGATTGTCGAGAAAAAAAGCAGTGAGAGAGATGTATGGGGGAGATGGTTACAAGCGGGACCAGCTGCAGACAAACACCCAAGTTCATTGACGGCCACATCCATGCTACGCACCTTCCAAAACAACAGAGCAAAATTCTAACTCCTTAGATTAAGATAAAAAAGCAGGAAGTTGCAAAGGTAGTTGCTACGGGGCGTCAAATAACGTCGGGGAATATGGATAGGGAccaatgtcaacaacaggcaaGAGGTCCTCGGTTTGCGACTTCTGCCCCTTCACTTGGGCAGAATGTGGCGCTGGCCGCCATATCGACTCGAGACCACTATAAGAAAATAAGCCAAGATAGAGACATAAGATGACCTGGCTCAGACGAAAGCAAATGCAAAGTAACAATTTTCTATAAGGGGGGTAAAAAAACATAAAACAACTATCCAAAGGTATCCTCCTCTCTATTCCTGCTCAATTCGCCGACCAAAAGCTCGTCATTGAAACGACTGAGCTATTGGAACCAGTCTGAGATCCTGCACAATGCTAGTTGCagagctcctcttccttctcccagcCCTCAATCTTGAATCTAAATGTTTCATCCCCAGAGCCTCTTGGGATGGGGTTACCATGAGGGTCCCAGAGAGCTCTCTCAGTATAGGTCACATTGCCATCCCAATCCACGAGAATGATGGTCTGTCGTTGCGTGCCGTAGAGGCCAGTTTGGAAGCCATTGGGCTGGTCGTCTGGGCGAGCCACGATGGTCAAGACTTCGGCTGCCGGCGAATCACGATCCTTGTGCTTCACTTGTCCTCGCAGTCTGGCCTCTGCCATTTCTTCTTGGTGCGACTTGCCGCCAAAGGCAGGGATGAAAATCGAGTCCTTGAGCAACGGGATGCCTTCCTCAAGGTCCATGGTGTGGTCGGACGGAAACCTATCCGTGTCCAAAATTTCGAACAGTGCCTCCTGGAGCTCCTTTTCGTCCATCTTTTCGGTGACAGCACGGAGCATTGCTTCGCGGCCTTCCCGAATCTTGGGCCATAGCTCCTCCTTATCTTCCTGTTCCGGATGCAAATATGTGGCGTTGCTCAGGCCGTAGATGGAGCTGCGCTCTCCACAAATCCATGGAACCTGCCCAACATGGTCGCAACGGTTCGAGATGATGGCCAGGGGCTCAATGTTGTTGCTATCCCCCTTCACCTTTCTGAGTTTTCCgcagatcaaggagaagccacCCACTCCCTTTACTCCACCGTCTTCCAGCATGCGGGTCACAAACCGCTCTGTCGATTCGGCCGGGTCAGCGCCAAGCCATGCCGTCACCATGCCTCCACGGCTGCGCTTGCCATGTACCGGATGGGCAACATCGTGGGTGTCCGTTTCCCGGTAGTTTGTAAGGACGGCAAAGTTTCCAcccttggtgatgccgaGCCACGTCCCTCGCTCGGCTCGCTGGAGATCTCGACTGGAGAGGACTTCGACCTCGGCCGGTGGAGCGGCCTTTGCTACCCCGTTGGCCGAGCCGTTAACGGCGGGGGTTTCTGGGGTAGCTTTCCACCAGTGGGGTCTGCTCGTTGGGCGCAGGATGTACTCGTCGCGGTTGTCGATGACGACCAGGGCGTATTTGGGGTGGGATGTTGTAAGCAGCACTATACACATTTTGACGTGGTGGTTTAGGGGAAGATGGTGTATGTAGGGATGTTGAGAAAATGGGTAGATAGATAAGATAGATGAGACGGGTAAGGACGGGATCGTCACAAGTACGGATAAGGATACGGGATAATATATGGGGAAGTGAGATAGGTGAGTTGCAcgtgtgtgagtgtgtgcAATTAGGTATCGAGAGATCAAGTACGGACGCTGACACTTGCCACGCCTTCCCCCAAGAGCCTTCCGTATTTATAGCTGATCAGAGAGACAAGAGCGTACGTTCAGGCAGATCAGGTTCCCAACGCATGCAACACTCGCAGAGGAATCGAAAGGTTGCAGGATGCAGATAAAATCAGGCCACGCCCTCACTGACGGTTGCCAACCCGCCTAGCGCCGGGTCCAGCCACTACGGATGATCTGACGACACGGCTCTGGGCTTCTGGGCTTATATGGACACGAAACAGGAGTCCGCGAACAGAAGTCGCGGGGACGGTATCAACGGGACCGCCGGTGCAACGTCAAGGCGGGTTCCGGCCGGGTATCGGGTTTCCACGATCAAGGCGGCCGAAGCGTGTGCCTTGCGTTGGGCTGGATGGTGACAGTCGTACAGgtaggaggtggtggtgaacagGTGTTTGCCGACTCCGCCTGACTGAGACCCCTTCCTCTGCCCCGGATTTTCAACAGGCGAAAGTGCACGGGCCATCCATGTGAAAGAAAGCTCGAGGTCCTTGCCGTCGGCAGCCCGGCCTGAACTAAGGGCGGGGCAACACCAAAGTGGATGTCTGCTGGAGTTGTAAACCCCGCCGATGTAGGACGTCGTGGATGTTCCTACCCGGTAGGACGCTCGGACGCTATCGAGACGCAATGCCGAATCCCATGACACTGCATGGCTATGATGAATCATCTCTTCTTTCAAGTGGGATCTGATGGGGCCGCTTGCCTTCTAGCCTCTTGGTGCAGCAAGGTAACAATAACGACGAACTTCGGTGGAAGGGTCGAGGGGACAGCAAACACACACCCCAACTCCTCGATGACACATGCTCCCAAACGTCTTAGTCAATTCAGCATGGACAGGGGTTGCCGGATGCTGTGTCCAGGCACTTGGAGAGCGCGGGGATTGCGATGCGACTTTTTTATATTGACCGCCCAGTTATGGCTAACGTGTACCATGGTGCTTGCAATATGCGTACATGTCCGTGTCCCATTAGCCACTGTGTGTATGCGTGTTTGCCCCCCATCGTGATGCTTCAACGGGGCGGCCGGTTGATGATAGACGGACATTCTCTCCTCGTAGGGAATAGAGGATTGAAAACATGAGTCCCGGAGATCTCTCGATCGCGGCCGGTGTTATGAAAAAAAAGCGGCGGATAAAAGACCCCCAGACAGGGCCTTGTGACGTTATGTTCTTGGCCGTTTTCAGACTGTTTGGCCAATCAAGCCCTCCTTTTTCTACTGGGCGAGCTGTAGGGGCTCTTGTTTAGAGCGTTTCCTTTTGTGCCACTGCGGGGTCGATGGCAGCTGCCGACGAAAAACTCTGATTGACTCATTCAGGTTTGAGAGGGGCGGACCGCGCCGACTATTTCAGCGACATCGGGAAGCTGTTGATTGACATTTTTACTTTTGATCTCTATACATCTTTTACTGCCCTTTCGACCCATTGCGCCTGTAGCAAACCCAACAGACGGACGACAGACACAATGTGCGagaccagcaacaccaacggcgCCGCCAATGGCACAAACGGTGCTTCCAATGGGGTATGTGGTTCCTGTCGCAAAGGTTCCGTTGTGATGGTGATacttgttgttgttcctgCGACAGACAGCTAACATTGGTGGTGATCATCAGGGTGCCAACTTCCGCTCCAACCCCTACCAGCCAGTAGGCGATTTCCTCTCCAACGTCGGCCGCTTCAAGATCATCGAGTCGACTCTCCGCGAGGGTGAACAATTCGCCAATGCCTACTTCGACACCGagaccaagatcaagatgtTTGTGgccctttccctcccccatTTCTcgcccctttccctccctcctttcTCGCCCCTTTCCCTCGGACGCATTCAGGACAATCCCTTGTTGACATGGCTGTCACTTCAGTGCCAAGGCTCTCGATGACTTCGGTGTTGACTACATCGAGTTGACCTCCCCCGCTGCTTCCGAGCAATCTCGCAGGGATTGCGAGGCCATCTGCAAGCTCGGcctcaaggccaagattCTTACCCGTGAGTATAACCGATGGGTTTCATGTTGGGTACATCGCTAAGAGGGAATCAGACGTTCGCTGCGACATGCGCGATGCTAAGATCGCTGTTGAGACCGGTGTTGACGGCCTGGACGTCGTCATtggcacctccagcttcctccgcGAGCACAGCCACGGCAAGGATATGGCCTACATTGAGAAGACTGCCATTGAGGTGATCGAGTACATCAAGTCCAAGGGCCTCGAGGTTCGCTGTGAGTCACTTCCTTACCCTTCGTTCAGCCCATGTCCCTGTTTTACATGACGCCAATCGTCGGTAAAATGGAAAGACAGCGTTGATGCTTGAACCTTCAGGCAAATCCTGTGGAGTAAACAAAAGCTGACAACCCCGACAGTCTCCAGCGAGGACTCTTTCCGTTCTGACCTCgtcgacctcctctccctctaccGCGCCGTCGACAAGGTCGGTGTCCACCGTGTCGGTATCGCCGATACCGTCGGTTGCGCTTCCCCCAGGCAGGTCTACGACCTTGTCCGCACCCTCAGAGGCGTCGTGTCCTGCGACATCGAGACCCACTTCCACGATGATACCGGCTGTAGTATCGCCAACGCCTACTGTGCTCTCGAGGCCGGTGCTACCCACATTGATACCAGTGTTCTCGGCATTGGTGAGCGCAATGGTATCACCCCTCTTGGTGGCCTGATGGCTCGCATGGTCGTCACCAGCCCCGAGTATGTCAAGGGCAAGTACAAGCTccacaagctcaaggagctcgaggatCTCGTCGCCGAGGCCGTCGAGATCAACACtcccttcaacaaccccatcaccggTTTCTGCGCCTTTACCCACAAGGCCGGTATCCACGCCAaggccatcctcaacaaccccagcaccTACGAGATTCTCAACCCTGCTGATTTCGGTCTGACCCGCTACGTCCACTTTGCCTCTCGTCTCACTGGTTGGAACGCCGTCAAGACGAGAGTTGGCCAGCTCGGTCTGGAGATGACCGATGATCAGGTCAAGGAGGTGacggccaagatcaaggcgtTGGCTGATGTCAGGCCAATTGCCATCGACGATGCCGACTCCATCATCCGCAGCTTCCACCTCAACCTTCACGAGGGGCCAATTGAGACTCAGTCTAACGGCAAGGCGATTCACGTTGAAGTAAGAGGTGACGAGACTACCGAGCTTGCGACTGGTGCGTAAAGCTTAGTGGTTGGGTGTCATTGAGCGCTGTCTGAGGGGCGTTATTATTTATTTGTTTTTGGCCATCATTTGCGGAGTTGTGTGTACCAGGGAAAAAGGGCGATGCATTTGGTTTACAAAATTTCGTGGTTGTATTTTGCGGTAATCTTGGAACCCAAAAGTTCTGAATGATATATGAGATACGGCGGAAAGGAGCAAGAAAGCCCCTATGCCACACTTTACAAGACCTTTTACGTTATTCAGTGCAATAGTGTTCATGTGATCGCATCGGCAACACACCCCATTACTATACATATTATCTACATCCGCCAGTGAACACTGGATTATCCTGAGTTGCATAATTGGGCAGTTTCATCCTCGGCAGATGGATGTCTCACGACAACCAATCGCAAAGAGGTTCCCGACGTCATCACACAGGTAATAGCAGGGTATCTTTACAGTCTCTTGGGCACACATGTGGACCTGGAGATAAGTGTGCCTTTCGGTTTTAGTTATGTGATCAGCTGTCTGGGGGACACTCCTGAAGCTCAGATAGGCGGTGCTGCCCAGCTTCCTGCCCTGTGGGGGGGTCCAAGGGATGGTTAGGCACAGTATGACAGACAGCCCAAGTTATCACCAAGACACAGCATTGGCCGGGGGAAACCTAGAGGCAAATCGGAACAGGTCAAACAAATGTTTGGGCGCGGGGTTTTCCCAGGTCCCGATGCAAATTCTGTGCGTCTGTCTGTGTACGAAAGGAATCCGTGAAGACACACGATGAAAGCTTGTTGAGGTTCAGCTCAGAGGTGAAGCCCAAGACCAAAGCATTGGGTTAAACCATGTGGTTTGGGTCTTCTCATGCCAAGTGGTGGAACCTGCTAGGGTTCTCACCGACGTCGGATGGCTTGACTAACAGAAACTATCATTGCATATGAAGCCGAGACAAACCTCACCTCTACGCTCAGTCAGTCACACAGACACAAGGCACGCCAAAAATTGCCTTCCATCCCTGCTTAGGCGGTATGCGTGCGGAAGCCCAACATCGAGTTGTAGAAATAGAAATGGCTGGATAGACCTCATCTGTGCTGATGGGCTTTCTGTGTCTTTTTGCGACGCTTCAGCCTGACCCTAGCCCCACGAGACCAAAGCCATCGAGTCCACCTTGAGCTCTTACACTAAACAGCCCGTGCTTGGCTCTATCATTGTTTTCTCTCAAAACCAACGTATCGGGATCCCAAACGAAGCACTCAAGCGGCGAGAGCGCAGCGATTCCTTCTGCAATAGAACATCTCCCGCTGTGTTCGATCTCTGCTTTGCCGTTCCGCTGCATCCCCGAAACAGCGGGCAATCGAACGAGGGAAacgggaaaggggaaaaCGCACAGTCCACTTCTTGCCTTGGACCCCCTCCCCTGGCGCAGGCTATTTTGGCGTCCTCCATTCTGTGTCGTCATCGGACCAACATCTTGGACCTGAGACGGTCGAAACCTTGAACAGCCGACCCTGggcaccccctccaccgtctttTTTTGTCGAAATCTCTCGAAGTTCTTGCTTTCTCTCCGTGCGCGCAAACTTCCAGTCTCTGCATTCAAATATCCCTTTGGACCCTGAATCCGTGGTCTCCCTTGGCCTGCGATCTGCCGAACACCCCCGCACTTGTCCGTCTCGTGTAGTACTCCACCAGAACCATGGCTCACCGGACATCTGCCCCTGACCTTGTTCGTGAGCGCCCCGACCGCTTCGAAAGGGGCCGCTTCGAGTACGAAAGAGACCGCGATCGGTTCAGCGAGATCCGAGAGCGCttcgaagacgacgacgacgactatGTGTACGAGCGAGAACGCCGTGTAACATCCCGGCCTCCCCCCCGCGACCGCGACCGATCCGTCGACCGCCGTTCCCGGGCCCCctatgacgacgacgagaccGTCATCCGGGAGCGCCGCCGGGTCATTTATGATGACGAGCAACCACGCAGTATCCTTCGACGTCGACCATCTCCCGAGAGTGAGGTGGAGCGCAGGTCTTCTGTCgtgattgagaaggagagaagGTACCGCAGCCCGTCACCCTCCAATGCGCCCCGTCCTGGACGACTTTTGAGACGGCAATCGAGCCTGGACACTTTTGATCGCAGGCCCCGTGGATATTACGAGCGTGAGGAATACGGACCCCCCGCCCGCCGTCTGGACCACAGTGTTCCGCCCTACGCCGAGAGCCACCGGCCGCTGCCCCGCCACCGAGCCCTGCCACCTCCCAGAGTGTACGCCGAACGTGAATACTTCGACGAGATCCACGTCGatgaccatcaccatgacCACCCCGGCCGAGTCCGCGAAAGGGAGGTGATCCACACCCGCATGAGATCACGGAGTCGAGAATCGCGCATCCGTCGTGGAAGATCCCGATCGTCCAGCAGGAGCAGCTCCtcaagcagcagcggcggcaccAGCCTCACTGCCCGAAGCGAGTATCCAAAGAAGGGCAAGACCCGCATTCCAGCGCGCCTGGTCTCCAAGCGGGCGCTTATTGAGCTTGGTTACCCATTCGTCGAGGAGGTGAGTCGGGCGCCCCGTGATGCAGCTCCAGAGATGCGATACTGACAATTGCGAAGGGAAACACAATCATCGTCCAGAAGGCACTTGGCCAGAAGAACATTGACGATTTGCTGAAGCTGAGCGATGATTATAAGAAGAGTACGCCCACCCCGTTACTCCCCCACCAGGACAAAAAAGTAACATTCCCAGGCGAGTTCGAGATCATGGCCGCGCGATCCAGCGCTGGTGATATCATTGAGGAACGTCGAACAGAGATTGTTGAGTACCACACCACGGCACCTCCCCCTGCGGTGCactaccaccatcaacacccgcCGGCCCCGGCCGGTAATGGTCCTATTATCATCAACGCCCAGCCCGCTCCCGCACCAGCCCCTCCCGTCGAGGTGGTCAAGACAACCATGATCCGCGAGCAGTCCCCAGCACGGTCCTACACGACCACCTCGTACGACACCACCTCGTACGGCACAACCACGTCATATGACACCTCTCTTACCTCCAGGGGCCCACCCACAGTGATTGTGGACGCTCGCCCGCGTGAGGTAGCCCTTGTCGAGCCTTCTCGGGATACCTGGCGCTACGACGATAATGATGAACTGCGATCTGAGATTCGGCATCTGGAGCGGCAGCTCGCGCGGCGGGAACGGTCAAAGTCCAGACACTCGCGTCACGGCAGCCGAGGCGACCTGGTTAGGGCGGAGCGGTTGTCGACGGGCGAGCTGGTGCTGTACGAAGAGGAAATTGAGACAATTGAGGAGCCTgcgaggggagggttgagaATCGAGAAGGACAAACGAGGTAGGATGTCTATCAGCGTGCCGAGGAACCGGTAACCGGTGCTCGGTTTGCCGGATTCGGTGCGTTTTCCTTCAGCTGCATTTGCTTGATcgtgttgaggatgaggaagctgACATGTTGGGTGATGTGATGTAGGCCCCCCTCCCAGGTTGATGAAGGCTATGTTGGCTACTTTGACTTGAGTGAGCAATTTCGAatcaagcaagcaagcgaAGCGAAGCGAGTTGAAGACGAGATTGGATAGTAAGCGTCTGGGAGGCGATCTTTTTGGATGATGTGATTGGTTGCGAATTTCTTTGTTTGAGATTCTTTTGGGCGCGGCAGCAGCATACTAATAATGTGGGCGGCTGTTTTTGGTTACgatgtgatgatgacttTTTTATGAGATTTACAGTGTGGGCAATATGCATATGGAATTTGGGACGGTCTGGACGTGGTGTGAAATGTAGGGGCAGAAGCTAGTCTGAGCTGTAGTAATCGAGATATCACAAGGATGATTGATGTGCGGGACTCTAGGGTGGTGAAAGCTTTTCGATTGCAAGATTGGTATGTTTGCTCATGATTTTTGGCGAGATGCCATTGATTTGATTTCTAGGATGaatgcctacctacctagccaGTTATTCCTGCTCTAGGGGTAACCACCCGGTCAGAGGTAGGCATCTCAGTTCGCAGCCCTGATCTGCCGAGCAGTAAACTGCGTCAGACACCGAAACTTGCGGACGCCGCTGCGGGTTTCGGCGAAATTGGTCATGTGGTGGAAACTGACGCCCGGGAAGAGGATGCACTCCCCGTAGGTCCTGCCGTCGAGGCCATACATTTTGTAGGGGTGGCCTCTGTCTTTGTAGATGGCTGTTTTGGGGGATCGAGTGGGTGGTCAGCTAAGGtacttttgtttttttttgcaaattggtgtgatgatgatggtaaTAATGAGAAAGAgggctggggggggggggtggttggctcACTCCAATGGtagagggggttgttgctgaaGTGCATCTCGAGGACGTTGATGTCGGTGGCGGCACCGCCGTAGCAGCCGCTGCCGACGCACCGGACGCCGGTCGTGCGGCCTGAGACGTCGTCTTGGGAGAGGTAGGGGCCGTAGGCGAGGACCTGTGGGGGATGGTTAGtaggaagaagagaggggggggagtgaagttggggggatgggggggtgggcggaACGGACGTCGGCTTTGCTGGGGTCGTTGTCGAAGATGTACCAGCCGTCGTGGAGGACGCCGCCGTCGACGGGGATGATTTGGTGGCCCAGGTAGAGGTCGAAGTTTGCGGTGGCCAGgccggcgagggaggcgaggatgagggttgagAAACGCATGGtgaaggttggtggtgtgtgagTGTGGTGAGGACGTCTTCTTTGGGGGAGGAAGTATCTTAACAGACTATAGACATAGGCGAGCGACGGTGCCGCGCTGCTGTTGGTTGTAGGGGTGGATGTACATGCTAGGATCACCTGAGCGTTGATGGCAAGCACTCTGCTGTCTCTGTTGAGCTTGACAAGGGTCGAGTCCACTAGGCTTGGTCTCCTCACTTCAGACGATGTAACTGTTGAACACTAGGACAAGGCAGCAGACCAAAGAAGTCCGAGGGGTAAGACCCCAAATTGTGATGGAATACCATGCCAAAGTCTTTTCTCCATAGCCCAAGTGATGCTAGGTAGACAAAGTCAAGTTAAACGTGAAAGCGCTCTAGCTGCTTTAGTTGTTTCTGCCGTCATTTCTTGGAGCGATGCAACTGTGAGTTGGCCAGGCACGAGCCCAAGGAATTGAGGCCGATGAGCCCAATCAGAGGTGGGTATCTGTAGGTCGATCTCTGCAAAGATTGGACCAGATCCCAAGATTCGGACAAGAGAGTTAAATCTTTAGAGACTCTGGTGAGAGATATCTCGGATTGGCAAACTTTGAGGATTTTACGTTTACCATATCTTGTGGTTTCCAAGACGCTGGTTGTTTTCTCGGTCAGCCAAAAATATTGAGACAACATGAAGGAGAAACTCTCGCTGCCCAGGTACGCCAAGGGATTCTACTCGGAGGATCACACTAGCAACCACTAGCAGCTCTAGACCATGTATCATCGGCCGTATATTTGTGTGGACTGTGACGACAGTGGTTGACCCCTCATTGAGTTGCAAGGATGAGTTGTGAATGCTTACATTGCTCTTTGGAAACCATTAGCCGCTGGGTAAGATACCGAGGTAGGATTGCAGAGAGAAACGACCTTTTTGATGATAGGTA encodes the following:
- a CDS encoding hypothetical protein (EggNog:ENOG503P0HJ; COG:S), encoding MCIVLLTTSHPKYALVVIDNRDEYILRPTSRPHWWKATPETPAVNGSANGVAKAAPPAEVEVLSSRDLQRAERGTWLGITKGGNFAVLTNYRETDTHDVAHPVHGKRSRGGMVTAWLGADPAESTERFVTRMLEDGGVKGVGGFSLICGKLRKVKGDSNNIEPLAIISNRCDHVGQVPWICGERSSIYGLSNATYLHPEQEDKEELWPKIREGREAMLRAVTEKMDEKELQEALFEILDTDRFPSDHTMDLEEGIPLLKDSIFIPAFGGKSHQEEMAEARLRGQVKHKDRDSPAAEVLTIVARPDDQPNGFQTGLYGTQRQTIILVDWDGNVTYTERALWDPHGNPIPRGSGDETFRFKIEGWEKEEELCN
- the LYS21 gene encoding homocitrate synthase lys21 (COG:E; EggNog:ENOG503NUMJ), encoding MCETSNTNGAANGTNGASNGTANIGGDHQGANFRSNPYQPVGDFLSNVGRFKIIESTLREGEQFANAYFDTETKIKIAKALDDFGVDYIELTSPAASEQSRRDCEAICKLGLKAKILTHVRCDMRDAKIAVETGVDGLDVVIGTSSFLREHSHGKDMAYIEKTAIEVIEYIKSKGLEVRFSSEDSFRSDLVDLLSLYRAVDKVGVHRVGIADTVGCASPRQVYDLVRTLRGVVSCDIETHFHDDTGCSIANAYCALEAGATHIDTSVLGIGERNGITPLGGLMARMVVTSPEYVKGKYKLHKLKELEDLVAEAVEINTPFNNPITGFCAFTHKAGIHAKAILNNPSTYEILNPADFGLTRYVHFASRLTGWNAVKTRVGQLGLEMTDDQVKEVTAKIKALADVRPIAIDDADSIIRSFHLNLHEGPIETQSNGKAIHVEVRGDETTELATGA
- a CDS encoding hypothetical protein (EggNog:ENOG503P13N); its protein translation is MAHRTSAPDLVRERPDRFERGRFEYERDRDRFSEIRERFEDDDDDYVYERERRVTSRPPPRDRDRSVDRRSRAPYDDDETVIRERRRVIYDDEQPRSILRRRPSPESEVERRSSVVIEKERRYRSPSPSNAPRPGRLLRRQSSLDTFDRRPRGYYEREEYGPPARRLDHSVPPYAESHRPLPRHRALPPPRVYAEREYFDEIHVDDHHHDHPGRVREREVIHTRMRSRSRESRIRRGRSRSSSRSSSSSSSGGTSLTARSEYPKKGKTRIPARLVSKRALIELGYPFVEEGNTIIVQKALGQKNIDDLLKLSDDYKKSTPTPLLPHQDKKVTFPGEFEIMAARSSAGDIIEERRTEIVEYHTTAPPPAVHYHHQHPPAPAGNGPIIINAQPAPAPAPPVEVVKTTMIREQSPARSYTTTSYDTTSYGTTTSYDTSLTSRGPPTVIVDARPREVALVEPSRDTWRYDDNDELRSEIRHLERQLARRERSKSRHSRHGSRGDLVRAERLSTGELVLYEEEIETIEEPARGGLRIEKDKRGRMSISVPRNR
- a CDS encoding hypothetical protein (EggNog:ENOG503PHZ0); amino-acid sequence: MRFSTLILASLAGLATANFDLYLGHQIIPVDGGVLHDGWYIFDNDPSKADVLAYGPYLSQDDVSGRTTGVRCVGSGCYGGAATDINVLEMHFSNNPLYHWTIYKDRGHPYKMYGLDGRTYGECILFPGVSFHHMTNFAETRSGVRKFRCLTQFTARQIRAAN